The genome window CTGCTGCTTCAGCGCTTCGCTAATGTGGAGGTCGTTCCGGTCGTAGGCGAAAGGCCCCACGATGGCGTAGACTTCTTGGATCAGCTCATCGAGCGTCTTGCCGCTCTTGGCCATGAATTCCCAGATGGTGAGGCCCATCCATATGCCGTCGCGCTCGGGGATATGGCCTTTGATCGCGATGCCGCCGCTCTCTTCGCCGCCGAGGAGCACGTCCTCGGTGATCATGATGCCGCTGATCCACTTGAAGCCGATCCTGGTGACGCTGTACTCGAGGCCATAGTGGTCGCAGAGCTTCTTCACCTTCGGCGTGGTGCTCACGGCCACCACCACCTTGCCGGTGAACTTCTTGTACTTCACCAGGTAATGGATGAGCAGCAGGATGATGTGGTGCGAGTCGATGAACTCGCCGCGGCCGTTGTACAGGCCGATGCGGTCGGCGTCGCCGTCGGTGGCCAGGCCGCAATCGATCCCGCCCTGCTTGATCAGCGCGCTGAACTCGCCGAGGTTCTTATGGATCGGCTCCGGCGCCTGGCCCATGAACGAGGGGTTGTAGTCGCAATGGAGGAAGGTGGCCTTCGGAAGGATGCGCCGCATCACGTTCTGACCGGCGCCATACATGGCATCATAGCCCCAGCGCATGCCGCATTCACGGATGGCCTTCATGTCGAAGCTCTTCTCCACATGATCCACGTACATGGTCTCCAGGTCGATGGATCGCAGCAAGCCCTTCGCGCGCGCTTCATCGAGATCGATGGAGGAAAGGTCGATGCCGTGCGCATCGGGGATCATGTCCTCCACCTCCTGCACCTCTTCGGGGATCAGCGGGCCGCCATGGATGCCCTTCAGCTTGTAGCCGTTGTAGCTGGGCGGATTGTGGCTGGCTGTGAGCACCACGCCCATGCCGGCCTTCACGCGTTGTGCGCCGAGCGAGATCATCGGGGTGCTCACGAAGCCTTCGGCCAGATGCACTTCGATGCCGCGGCTCACGAACACCTTGGCGCAAGTCTCGGCGAAGAGCGCCCCGCCGAAGCGGCAATCGTGG of Flavobacteriales bacterium contains these proteins:
- a CDS encoding phosphoglucomutase/phosphomannomutase family protein; amino-acid sequence: MTKIKFGTDGWRAIIAQEFTVDNVARVSVAVADWVLKKQPGSTRIVLGHDCRFGGALFAETCAKVFVSRGIEVHLAEGFVSTPMISLGAQRVKAGMGVVLTASHNPPSYNGYKLKGIHGGPLIPEEVQEVEDMIPDAHGIDLSSIDLDEARAKGLLRSIDLETMYVDHVEKSFDMKAIRECGMRWGYDAMYGAGQNVMRRILPKATFLHCDYNPSFMGQAPEPIHKNLGEFSALIKQGGIDCGLATDGDADRIGLYNGRGEFIDSHHIILLLIHYLVKYKKFTGKVVVAVSTTPKVKKLCDHYGLEYSVTRIGFKWISGIMITEDVLLGGEESGGIAIKGHIPERDGIWMGLTIWEFMAKSGKTLDELIQEVYAIVGPFAYDRNDLHISEALKQQVLKDCDSYTRFGDLEVRRVETIDGHKFHFDGEQWLMIRASGTEPVLRCYAESGTMAGAQAILAACKKTIGA